Within the Onychostoma macrolepis isolate SWU-2019 chromosome 14, ASM1243209v1, whole genome shotgun sequence genome, the region aataaacaatattttagaaTCATAACTTTTCCATTATGTGGTCAACTGAATAGTTTTTAACTCTTATATTAGTCACAATTTAGTTATTCAACttatatgattttaaatgtacacATTCAAGATTTATAACATACAACAGAATATAGCGAGCCATTATACGGCaacattttgacattaaaaaaaaaaagaagcacagAATGTTCTTTGTTTGGTAATCAAATTTATTCAGTGTGTAATGAACTCTGCACACAAATAACCATTATCAGAACAACCTCTAACACAACAGTCAATACAGTAACTACTGAGACAAGGGTGTTAATGATTAGTATGTTTGTTTCATGGCAGGACAAGGCAGTTAGGACTCATGTTTGAACTCGAGGCTCAAAGCTGTAGGACGGTTCGGATACTGTGGAAGACACACAAAAGAAAGTTTGCATTTAAACACCAATTTGTTCCCCATATTGTATTAATATAACATGACAAATAATGACAGATAAAACCTGCATGTTATAAGATATGTACCTCTTCCCAGCATGCATCAGGTCAAACGCCTCATTGACCTGGGCAAAGGGCAATGTGTGAGTAACAAATTCATCCACCATCAGCTTCTTATTCATGTAGTCATTCACTAGCTTAGGGACACTCTCCACACTCTTCCAACCTGAAAGACAAAGAAAAGAATCCTTCTCTTATTAAGCGAATTGCCCGGCATATCATaatttatatgttatatgtcatttgtaaatgtaaatggtaACAGTCTATTATAAaagaatgttaataaaataaaaccaaataaaaataaaacaatgataaaaactaaataattattaatatatactaaaatgtatatattttcaaatctaaaaatactaaattggaaaaaaaaaaaaaaaatcaatgatacatttttattaaaaatacaaattaatactattattataaaaaactaaaatgcaaaaataatataaaacaatgaaaaataataaaattaaataaaatacccACCACCAAAAGCTGTGCCTTTCCATGTACGCCCTGTGACCAGCTGAAAGGGGCGGGTGGAGATTTCTTGCCCTGCTCCTGCCACACCAATGATAACACTGGTTCCCCAGCCTTTGTGACAAGCCTCAAGAGCAGCTCTCTGAATTCAAACATGACAATAAGAAACATGGCAAAAATAATGGTCATCCTGACCCTAAGTTGTATAAACAAGGCAATTATGCACTTCACATTagtacaataatatattttagtacaatataattattttggtCTCTAATTTTGAGTTACCATGGAGTCAAATATTCTGAGAAACAATAACGACTTCAACTAAGCAGTACACAGATGGGTGGCTGTATCTGCCAGCTTTTGTTCATCCCTAACTAAACGGCTGATGTTTCTGCAGCTCACCATAATGCCAACATTGCCAATGCATTCGAAGGAGTAGTCAACTCCTCCATCTGTCAGCTCCACAAGCACTTCCTGAATGGGCTTGCTGTGGTCCTTGGGGTTCACAAACTCAGTGGCTCCGAACCTCTTGGCAGTTTCAAACTTGTCTGGGTTGATGTCAATGCCAATGATCCTGGTGGCGCCGACTGACTTGCAGCCCATTATGACTGCAAGCCCCACTGCTCCCAAACCGAACACAGCACATGAAGAGCCGGCCTCAACCTGTCAGGGTGAATACAATTTCATAAGACATATTGAGGCAGCAAGACATATTTTAATCTAAAGAAATGcacattaattaaacaaaacagaCCTTAGCAGTATTGATAGCAGCTCCATATCCAGTGGAAATGCCACAGCCCAGCAGACACACTTTGTCCAGGGGGGCATTCTGATCCACTTTGGCCAGAGAGATATCAGCCACCACGGTGTATTCGGAGAAGGTGCTAGTACCCATAAAGTGGAAAAGCTGCTTTCCTTTACATGTGAACCTGGAGGTCTTATCAGTCATCAGACCCTGACCTTGTGTCACcctaaaaaattacattacaacTAAGTATATACACAAACCAAActatttcagttaaaatgaaCGATAAAAAGACCtatgctaccattcaaaagttgggTTTggtctctaatgctcaccaaggctgcattaatcagaacaaaaatacagtaaaaaatacagttatattttaaaatattaattcaatttaaaataactttctaattttaatatacaatttaaaaaaattaataaaaaaaaaacgtttaaaagaacatcatttaaaaTAGCTTAAATAGTTCAATTTGAgctaacatatatatatatatatatatatatatttttttttttttttgtcctatgatttttttttttttcaatttaatgtgtccttgctgaataattgaataatttattcaaaaaacaaacaaacaaacaaacaaaaaaactcttactgaccccaactttgaacagtagtgtattttcacaaaagaaacatgaaaattacattatatttataattacctGATTTTCTGACACAGGTTGGTTTTAGGATTTTTACAAAACTTGCATTCTCCACATTGGGGTACATACAGCAGAATAACAGTATCACCTTCACAAAAAGTAAGAGTTTCAGGATTTCTGCATAAGTCCAAAAACAGCTCACACTTTACACATTACATGTCATTCACATGAGGGTAAAGAGTCCATTTTGACATGCCTGGTTTGAATTTGGTGACCCCTTCACCAACACTCTCAACAGTGCCTGCGCCCTCATGACCCAGGATGACAGGAAACAAGCCCTCAGGGTCACTTCCACTCAGAGTGTAGGCGTCAGTGTGACACACACCTGTAGCATGAATCTAAAACATACAACCACATAAAACTTCTCACGATTACAGATTTTGAACAGCTATGCATTTTTTTCTATAAATGACTTGATtgcttaattatttaaataaagaacaaaCACTCTTCTGCATAATTATGCTCAAGACAAGACAGCAGGATCAAAACTGAACATCAGTGCACCTGCCCAGTGTAAAAAAATCTGTCACAAAACATGGTGCTTTGGCAGGGTGCAGCTGCAAGCCAGTTTGCTACAACTTTAGTAGAGCCGGTGCAATTAGAAAGTGAAATCTCGAATCTTATCAGTTATGAAAATATCCCATAATCCTCTgatacacacgtggtcagaattgttggtacccttggtaaatatgatcaaagaaggctctgaaaataaacctgcattattaatccttttgatcttttattaaaaaaaattaaatctaatctttcattgaactaaaacaattgaaaatgggggaaaaacgcattatgaaataaatgttttttttctcaaatacacattggacacaattattggcacccctagaaattcttataagtaaaatatctctgaagtatattcccattcatatttacaattttgagcactccagggggattgaaattatgaattatttcatgaatgaacatgaaattatccagctatggcttcctgtttcacaggaatataaataggaattcccttaatcatccatcacaatgagaaaaaccaaagaatatatttctgatgtgcagcaaaagataattgagcttcacaaattagtgaagtggctttaagaaaagagctagagcagtgaaaattcccatttccaccatcaaggcaataattaagaatttccaatcaacataaaacgctacgaaactgcctggaagaggaagtgtgtctatatcgtcctaatgcacggtgagaaggagagtttgagtggctaaagactctccaaggaccacagctggagaactgcagaaaatagttgagtctcagggtcagaaaacctttaaaaaaaaaaaaattgtcaaacagcccctacatcaccacatgttgttcgggagggtttcaagaaaaattctcttagatcatccaaaaacaatctccagcatattcagttatcacacacgactggaacttca harbors:
- the adh5 gene encoding alcohol dehydrogenase class-3 isoform X1 — encoded protein: MGTTGKVIKCKAAVAWEAGKPLSIEEVEVAPPKAHEVRVKIHATGVCHTDAYTLSGSDPEGLFPVILGHEGAGTVESVGEGVTKFKPGDTVILLYVPQCGECKFCKNPKTNLCQKIRVTQGQGLMTDKTSRFTCKGKQLFHFMGTSTFSEYTVVADISLAKVDQNAPLDKVCLLGCGISTGYGAAINTAKVEAGSSCAVFGLGAVGLAVIMGCKSVGATRIIGIDINPDKFETAKRFGATEFVNPKDHSKPIQEVLVELTDGGVDYSFECIGNVGIMRAALEACHKGWGTSVIIGVAGAGQEISTRPFQLVTGRTWKGTAFGGWKSVESVPKLVNDYMNKKLMVDEFVTHTLPFAQVNEAFDLMHAGKSIRTVLQL
- the adh5 gene encoding alcohol dehydrogenase class-3 isoform X2; translation: MQSVESSDNLLRLKMGLINTRSVIHATGVCHTDAYTLSGSDPEGLFPVILGHEGAGTVESVGEGVTKFKPGDTVILLYVPQCGECKFCKNPKTNLCQKIRVTQGQGLMTDKTSRFTCKGKQLFHFMGTSTFSEYTVVADISLAKVDQNAPLDKVCLLGCGISTGYGAAINTAKVEAGSSCAVFGLGAVGLAVIMGCKSVGATRIIGIDINPDKFETAKRFGATEFVNPKDHSKPIQEVLVELTDGGVDYSFECIGNVGIMRAALEACHKGWGTSVIIGVAGAGQEISTRPFQLVTGRTWKGTAFGGWKSVESVPKLVNDYMNKKLMVDEFVTHTLPFAQVNEAFDLMHAGKSIRTVLQL